One window from the genome of Pseudomonas sp. L5B5 encodes:
- the hemE gene encoding uroporphyrinogen decarboxylase: MTALKNDRFLRALLKQPVDVTPVWMMRQAGRYLPEYRASRANAGDFMSLCMNPEFACEVTLQPLDRYPQLDAAILFSDILTIPDAMGQGLYFETGEGPRFKKVVSTLADIEALPIPDPHKDLGYVMDAVSTIRRELNGRVPLIGFSGSPWTLATYMVEGGSSKDFRKSKAMLYDNPQAMHLLLDKLAQSVTSYLNGQIKAGAQAVQIFDSWGGSLSAAAYQEFSLAYMRKIVSGLIREHDGRKVPVILFTKGGGLWLESIADAGADSLGLDWTCDIGEARRRVGSKVSLQGNMDPTVLYANPQAIRSEVARILASYGKGSGHVFNLGHGITPEVNPEHAGAFLQAVHELSAQYHE; this comes from the coding sequence ATGACTGCCCTGAAGAACGACCGTTTCCTTCGTGCCCTGCTCAAGCAACCCGTAGACGTCACCCCGGTGTGGATGATGCGTCAGGCCGGGCGCTACCTGCCTGAGTACCGCGCCAGCCGTGCCAATGCCGGCGACTTCATGAGCCTGTGCATGAACCCGGAGTTCGCCTGCGAAGTCACTCTGCAGCCGCTGGATCGTTATCCACAGCTGGATGCGGCAATCCTCTTCTCCGACATCCTGACCATTCCCGATGCCATGGGGCAGGGCCTGTACTTCGAGACCGGCGAAGGCCCGCGCTTCAAGAAAGTGGTCAGTACCCTGGCTGATATCGAAGCCTTGCCGATCCCCGATCCGCACAAGGACCTGGGGTACGTGATGGATGCGGTCAGCACCATCCGTCGTGAGCTCAACGGCCGCGTGCCGCTGATCGGTTTCTCCGGCAGCCCCTGGACCCTGGCCACGTACATGGTCGAAGGCGGTTCGTCCAAGGACTTCCGCAAGTCCAAGGCCATGCTCTACGACAACCCTCAGGCCATGCACCTGCTCCTGGACAAGCTGGCCCAGTCGGTCACCAGCTACCTCAACGGCCAGATCAAGGCCGGCGCCCAGGCGGTGCAGATCTTCGACAGCTGGGGTGGCAGCCTCTCGGCAGCGGCCTATCAGGAGTTCTCCCTGGCCTACATGCGCAAGATCGTCAGCGGCCTGATCCGCGAACATGATGGACGCAAGGTTCCGGTGATCCTCTTCACCAAGGGCGGCGGCCTGTGGCTGGAAAGCATTGCCGACGCCGGCGCAGACAGCCTGGGCCTGGACTGGACCTGTGACATCGGCGAAGCCCGGCGCCGGGTCGGCAGCAAGGTGTCGCTGCAAGGCAACATGGACCCCACCGTGCTCTACGCCAACCCGCAGGCGATCCGTAGCGAAGTTGCGCGCATCCTCGCCAGCTACGGCAAGGGCAGCGGCCACGTGTTCAACCTGGGCCATGGCATCACCCCGGAAGTGAACCCGGAACATGCGGGCGCCTTCCTGCAGGCGGTGCATGAGTTGTCGGCGCAATACCACGAGTAA